In Setaria viridis chromosome 5, Setaria_viridis_v4.0, whole genome shotgun sequence, the genomic stretch CAGGTAGTTACAGCTAGAATTACATCAAGTTGCACTTTACATGGAATGGAGGGACTATATGTTTATGCGGGCACAATAGAAAATTAGCACTATACTAACCTTTCCTTAGGATGTAAGATTCTGTTCAAAATACCAGTTTTTTCCAAGACTGGAGAGTGGAGAGGGTAGTTAGAAAGGATCCATTCTAATCAACTTTGCtaatactccatccgtcccaaataattattcattttaacttttctaagatacatagcaaaaattatatcgccaaaataaatagtatttTGAAACTTCTGAAACTGAGGGAGTAATACAAAAATGATTTATTAGTTTCTATGTTATATTTTTGGGGCTCTGTACAGGGCCTGCACTCTCGGTAAAATGAGTAGGATTGCCTCTGATTGTTAGCAGATTTTTGATTATCAAACTATACAAGAAAAGACACAGGAAACTGCATTTGAGAGGAGACAGAGAAGCCTTCTTAATCTACACAGAATTTACCCGATTAACACAATCTGAACCCATTATTCCAGCTAAAGAAGACCACACGAGATCGGCCTGTTATTCCACACATTCACACTACAGAAAGCTCAACTTTTCTCCACTGATCCGGCTCCTTTGCCCTCAAGATTCTCCATTGCTGAAGCCAGATAGCTGTCGCAGTAACCGGGTGGCTCGTGGATGAAGCACGAGATCACATCGCGCAGGGTCACAACACCGACAACCTCAAGGTCATCATCCACTACATATATACGGTGGGTTATTCTTGATGCAATGCTGTCGATAATGCTACCAAGGGAAGTGTCAGGGGCACAGGTGGGTGGTGGCTTCACCAGGCAGTTGTTCCCTGAATCAGGAAGAGTGGAGCCTAAAGTCTTCATGAATTCGATGATGGTAAGTTGCCTGTATTGAAGAATCATTAAGGAGATGAGGGACATATAGTAACAAAGGATCACAAGATAAGATGGACTGATACCTGAAATTCGAAAATAAGTCAGGTCTAAGCAACAGAAAGCGAATATCCCTTATGCTCACACTGCCAACAAGTTTCCTTTTGGGACCTTCCACTACTGGTACACCACCAATTTTTTTATCCTTCATGCACTTGAAAGCTTCTAATATTAGATCATCACTCTTCACGGTGATAACCTAAATAAAACACAAAATATATCAGCATTTACAAATATCTGTTGCAGACCAAATACACAAAGATGTTAATATTATAATATTCCACAGCTTGCAGGTGTAAAATTAATCAGAATATTATAGCCTTGGGGGACTGGCTCTTGCATTAAAAGAGTGGAATTTAattgaacaagcaatttaaGGAGACAAAATAACCTCATCAATCGACATAAAAGGAAGTCCCAAGTCTGAAAGAGGAAGTGCAGAAATGTAGTCAAACCAATCCCTTCCTTTACACTCCTGAAGTCCTTTGACAACACCAGTCTGAGTAATAAAGTTCCTGATAACAGGTTTGTCAGGCTCAATCACTGGGACATTTCTCAATCTGTACTTGGAGAGCAACAGTAGTACAGTAAGCATGGAACTGTCCAATGTAATGGGGATGAAAGGAGACCAGTGGTATGACTCTACAATTGATTGAACCTGCAATAACGTGAGAATGATTGAATGAGTACAGGCTAGCAGGAATTAAAACAAAATTATCATCATGCAATGTTCATCTAAAGTAAAGGGCCTCAACAGTCAACAGATGGCTGAAGTTTCTTAGCAACAAACCACAGAGTTAACTCTATGGTAACAAAAATTCAGTATATCGAATCAGTGAAACATTCACTCAAACTTCACATGGATGGATTCTTAAATTGATTAATTTTGGATACAGCAGATTTACTATTATCCATGAAGTGCATAAGAGCTTAACAATTCAAGATAGATTGGATGCCTTACTGTTGTTGATTTGAAAGGTTCTTGTTCAAGCAAAACTTTGTAGAAATCTTCTCCTAAGTGATCTGCAGCAGCTAAACCGTCCTTTGCGACACCCTTTTCAGCAGTTAACCCACCAGCAACAGCAGCCCCTACTGCAGCTGCAGTCAAGCCAGCCACTGCCGCTGGGCCAGTTGCACCCAATGCTGCGACCCCCATTGCACCAACAGCACCCATTCCAACTCCTGCAGCAGTTGCCGATCCAGCAGACAGAGCAACAGAAGCAAGCTCAGCATTTTCTAGTACCCAACGGATGATTGCCGAATAATCAATAACACCAAGATACCGCCCTTGCCAATCAGCTGGGGCCACAGGTTCCGGATTCAGCACAGGAGCTGCCCTTATGTTGTTTTCTGAGAGAATCCTCAAAGCCTCAAGAACAGAGGTGTCACCATGAATTTCAATCACTGCTCAGAAGAACATTGCGAATTACGGACAGTACAGCAAAAAAGATGGAATATACAAGATATACAACAATTGAGTAGATCTGCTTGGCAGAAGGTAGTACCTCGGCCAGCAGGAACCTCAGGGAAGGATGAGACTGGAATCTGAGCAAAGGCAGCGGTCAGTGATTCTTGCAAAGACAGTGGGAGCTTCTTTTTGGATTGGATAGCCTCAAAGTAGGCATCGCAGCTTGGGAACTCTGCATTTTCCTTGGATTGATCCATGCCTACAAGAAAACATACATCATTTATCACCAACTATTACAGGTGCAGAACGAGAAGCATCAAGACAAGTTTGCCAGCATACTCAAGTAATGAATATAATTAACTCTGTTTGCAGGAACTACATCTAAATCAGACACCCCCTCTGAAGGATAGGGTGGCATTCCTATTATGGCATTACAACGAACACCCTACTGTCGTGGTTCGAACCTGAAACCATTAACCATCTATCTAAATCATCCCAAACCTCACAAGGCAAAGAATCAAGAAGAAATTCCATCCACTTTCGTACCCATGGAATCACATAGATCGACAGTTAACCACAGTACCACCAGAGCACATCCGTATCACCTTGGGCCTGGATGCAGGAGTAGAGCCCTcgagaagcgccgccgcctcccgggcCAGGGACAAGGATTGGGACGGAGGACGGACCGGGGCGGGTGTGGTTTTGGCGGATCTGCAACCCCTGTTCCCGTGGCTCCGGGTGTTCTTGGACGGTGATGGGAATTTGGAAACGGTGAGCGGCAGCTTTCTCTCTTGGTTGCAATCCAGGGGCAGGCAGGGCCGCAGGGGGCGCGGGGATGTGGTGGATGGGAGGAGAGGCGAGGCGACACGAGTCTGCGGAACGCGAGATGGCGAGAAATGGGAACATGTACATTCTTTTTCTATTGGGCCGGGCTTGTCATGTCAAGAGAGGCCTACAATCCCACGATTGGGCTGACCCAACAAATACAAAGCCTACCTGCGTGTCATAAAACGTTACTCATTTGTTTGTTTGACAACAAATACCGACTGCACCCAGTATTATACATTCGTGGCTGTTTGCATcgaatatttaaaaatataaaggGAGCACATAGAAAATGTAGGATATGATATTAGATAGTAGTATCAGTTCATATGTGCTCCAATTGAATACTTAGCCTCTAAATGACCTCTAATGAAAAGCAATTGTAAAAATCGCATCAATCCAGATTTATGTGTAGAGCATTTACATCGAGCGGTGGATATTTGTCTGCTGCGCAGGAATTGCAAACGAAAATCAGCAAGAAGCATAATTATCGTATTAATGCCATGCAATGCCCAAAGGAAACTCGACATCTTTTGCATCATGTGAGAACAAACCAATTAAAATGTTGTTACAATCTACTCGCAAAAAAATGTTGTTACAATCAGAAGTATCAATTAGGTGTAAACGAATGAACAAATGAAATGGAACGGGATAAATCTACAATGTCACAACTTTTTACAGCCTCCTCGTTTATTTGACATCGGATGGGTTAGTAGGGAGGTGCCAATAGGTCAACAAGTCGTTGATGCTTCTTCCACCGCACTGCTCACCGACGTAGCTCGCGACGGCGGCCATCACCGCCGCCCGGAACTTGGGGTCGGCGACCGCCTTCTGCATGATGTTGGCCATCGGGACGGCGTTCTGgctcggcgccgcggccggcgcgccgccggagaCAGCCACGACGCCGCTCGACGGATAGCCTCGCGGCGGCAGCACGGCCACGGGACGCGCCAGCAGCGGCGCTTCCTCGTTCGCGCGCCCCCAGTCAGCTGTCGTGGCAGTGCCCGTCGCATCCCGCGGCGCAGATGCCAACGACGACGCGAGGATGGCGGACGCCATCGCGGCGGCGTAGGGCGTGAGCGGGTGGTTGTGGGCGCCGTCGTAGGTGGTGACCAGCACGGACATGTCCTGCGCGCACCGCTGCACCTTCTTCCTGACGGGGCAGTCGGGCGCGCCGGTGCAGCGGTAGTAGGCGCGCGGGCACGGGTTGCCCTTGGCCACCTTCTGCCCGTACTTGCGCCACTGGCACCCGTCGTTCACCGTCGCCGCGCTGCACCGCGCCCTGAACGAGACGCggtccgccgccggcctcccctgcggcggcagcagcgcctTCTTGCTGTCACCGTGGTCGTCGCTTGCCGCCCTCGGACGCTTGGTGCCGGAGACTACGGCGCGGAGTACCTGTGGCTCGCCGCTGTCGCAGCGCAACCCAAGGGCCAGATCGGCGGTGGCGTCGTCACCGGCGTGCGCTCGCAGCTTCGCGTCGATGCCATCCCTTCCTGTGGCGCGGCAACTTGCGCCCGTCGCGTTCGTCGGCCCCAGGCTAAGCGTGAGAAATGGGCCGGCCGGTTCGTCGACCAAGTTGATCTGGACATATATGTATGATATATTTTTCCGTAAATTGAGCAAATTACAGTGAAGATCTTTTTTGGCCAAATTGAATCGACAAGCTGATTCTCATCACTAACAAAGTAAATAGATCCGAAACATAAAAGCAAATTGAGTTGCAGAAATGAGAAGCTGGTGGCCGTTTTAATTACCTTCTCTGGTCCTCCCATCAGCTCCTTGAAAACAAGGGTCTTGAGCTCCATCAACAAGCACTTTCCAATCTTCTCCTGTACTGCCTTGTACCTTTGCACTTTTTCAGCATATGCAGCCTGCAGGCTCTCTTGTGTCTCTCCATATATAGGCGGCCTAGTACCTGAAAATGTCAAAGCTGACCTAACTGCTACCGACTGCTACTCAGAAAAGATTGTAAAAAAAGATGAATTAGTGCAAAAACACGGCAAGGTAACGACGACATGTTAAGCGATTGATTAGTTCGTTAATCTCGGCGGTGGAGACGTGACTGCTTTGGTCATCGGAGTCTGACACGCTTCGTGCCTTCGTCCTCTCTCGCACACGCGCGTGCGCGTGTGTGCATGGTCTTCGTCAACTCGGTCCTGATCCGGCAGCAAGTTGGTAACAAATGAATGAAATTCTTCAAATGGATTTCAAATAAATAAATCTATTAATTATTTGGGGTTGGGAGGCCTGTTCGGGTTAAGAGTACGTAGTTGACCAAATCTGGGGTAGAATTATTGTCCCTCTGCTCGATTGCCAGTTTGAAAtaaattaagggggtgtttggatacgaggtgctaaactttagcagtgtcacatcggatgtttggatgctaattatgaggactaaatatgagctaattataaaactaattgcagaacccctatgctatttcgcgagacgaatctattaagtctaattaatccatcattagcaaatggttactggagcactacattgtcaaatcatgaactaattaggcttaatagtttcgtctcgcgaattagactcgaTCTGTGCacttagttttataattaacctatgtttaatactcctaattagcatccaaacatccgatgtgacatgtgctaaactttagcatggggtatcAGATACCCCTAAGTTTCTCAAGAGGTGTTACGTATAGGAGCAATTCATTTGAGGAGTGTCTTGCTATAATTTTACTCCAACTCCTcggagccggcggcgccagACACGCATCGATCTGTACTCGCATGCAGCACTACGTACTGGTCTTTGCTGGCGACCAATGCAACAAGGCATGCTCGTTTTCCATGCATTCAACTTTTAACAAGGCGTGCGTTCGGGTGAAAGAATCACGTGAAAAATGCTTTTATTATTAGGATGACTCGCAACATGTACACACTCTTTGTCTTGCCTTGGCATGTTTTTCAttaaaaggaaagaagcaaattACAGATGGTAGTAGTGTCATCTGGAAGCGATGACCTGCTGGGCAGTTTAGGATTAGTTCGATATTACATTTGCACTATTGAGCAACCAAGAACAGGATTACTACTTGGGACAGACAAAGCAAAAGGCGCTAAGCAACTGAATCGTCCAGCAACCCAGGCAGACGCCTCCTCTGTAATAGCATGCACGAGCTGCATCACAGTCTTCTCGTTTCCGTTGAAAGTGCGAGTATTACGTTCCAACCAGATGGACCAATAGGCCAAGATCACCATAGAGTCAAAGGATTTCCTAGCAGCCTTGTCAACTCGTCTCCTTGAGTTCGTCCACCAGGCAGCCAAAGATCGGTCTGCGGATGATGGAGCCAGCGCTTGCCAGTTTACCCGTGTAAGTACCGAGTGCTATACTTCCTTTGTATAAGAGCAGCTCACGACCAAATGGTTGATGGTTTCCGGTCGTCCTGTAGGTTATATCTCTTGCGCCTTGCCGCCGTCCAGCAGCGACCACCATGGAGTGCGAGGCACACGAAGAACTTGAACTTACTAGGTGCACGTATCTTCCAAAGGATCTTTGCTTCGGGTATCTCATGTTGGCCAATGAAGAAAGCTCTGTTACGCTGACGATGTTGTGAAACATTGGTCCTCAGTCCACTTCCAAAGCACCCTATCCCGAGAGCCTTCATCAAGTGTCACCATTTCCAACTTCTCCTAAATGTTCAGGTAGTCAAGAAGTACCTGTACCGTGAGCGTGCCTGAAATGTCCTTTACCCATTTCCTGAGACCTTCATAAACCGTTCGCTTTTTTCGGATTCGTGGACCAACTGCTTGGGTCAAGCATGGCGCAATCTCTGCAATGGAGCATCCATCTATCCATCTGTTTGTCCAAAACAGGGTCTGTTTCGCATCTATAACCCGGACTGACGTGGAGTTAAACATATCAGCTACTGGAGCTTCCACTTTGTCTGGTAGGGAAAGCCAAGAACAAGATGTGTCTGTTCTTTTCAACCAAAGCCAGCACATACGGAGTGCGTAGCCCATgatttcaaggtttgtgatccCTAGCCCACCAAGATCAGGCGGTCTGCAAACCTTCGGCCAGGCCAGTGTCCTCCTGAAACCATCTCGGTTCCTCTCCATAAGAAGGCTCGTCTACACTTGTCAATACTTTTGATGACCCATGGAGACAAGGATATTGCAATTGCTGTATGAATTGGTACCGCTGGCATTTTTACCTTAACCAGAACCGCACGACCCGCTTTGCTCATCAATCGTGCCCTCCATGTTGGTAGTCCAGTAGTAATCTTGTCCACCAATGGCAACAGAACATTCCTTCGCAGTTTCTTGGTAGAGAGTGGAATCCCGTATTTGCAGGGAAACGCTTGTAAACACCCTGGAAAATAGCGGATCAATGTAACCGTCTCCTCGAGGCCACACTGAATTGGTGATATGAAGCATTTATCCAGATTAGTATGAAGAATAAAAGTACCACCAAATAGCTCTAGAATAGCCCCAGTCACAATCAAATCCTACTGCTTGGGAGAGAGGAATAGGACAACATCATCGGCATATAAGTATGTATGTTCTTGCATGGCACTGCTTCCAAGTGGCACCAGAAAGCCCTCTTTATCTGCCAAACTAATCATGGAATTTAGAGCTTCCATTGCCAGCACAAACAGCATAGGTGACAGAGGGTCACCCTGCCTGACGCCCCTCGCATGACATATTCTCTTTCCTGGGGCTCCATTCAAAATGATTTTTGTACTTGTCGTGGAGAGTAGCAAGCTGATTCAGTTAACCCAACGTCTGGTGAAACCCATATGCCTTAGAATTCTAAACAACAAGGTCCAATCCACCAAGTCAAATGCTTTTGAAATATCCACCTTGATCAAAGTAGAAGCTGTCTTGCGGTGGTGAAGGAGCTAGGCAGAAAGATCAACTGCTCGAAAGTTGTCATGCAAAAGACATCCTTGTATGAACGCACTGGTTTTGTCGAACCAATTCTTGTAGTTTGGGCGCTagtctgttggctagtaccttCGTGAATAGCTTGGAGAAGCTATGAATGAAGCTAATAGGACGGTGGTCACCAACATGTATGGCGTCTAGTTTTCTGCGAAGAAGAACCATGAATTCCTGATTAACCAAGTGCAAGCTGCGACTGTCTAGTGACCAGAAAGCATGGAAGGTGTGCATGATGTCGTGCTTGATGATCGGCCAAGCAGTTCTATAAAATAGACTGGTGAACCCGTCTGGACCTAGTGCCTTGTCGAGAGGAAgacaaaaaaagagaaattctTGTTCATGGAACATCGATAGAGAAAAAAGTCAACTATCGGATTTGAACCGATGACCCTCGCATTACAAATGCGATGCTCTAACCTCTGAGCTAAGTGGGCTTACATAACAGAAATAGTGTAACAAATAGAAATATTTATAAGGAATCCTTAAAATGTCACTTGTATGGTTTTCCAAACCTCTTCCTCGGAGAAACAATAATTAGTTGACGACATGATCACCGACGGGATACCCAGGCGCTGGAAGTCTAGGGAGACCATGGGTGGGCTAGAAGACCCAAGCAAAGCATCAAAGTGCTGGAAAACCACCTCTGCCTTAGCCTAAATGACTGGATGTGGTTCTTTCGATTCTGATGACAAGCTTGTAAGTGAAAGAACTTTGTATTTGCGTCACCTTTAGCTAGGAAGTTGATGCGAGATCTCTGTCTCTTGATTGTTCTTAATAGGGAAGCTAGGCCCAGGCATTTAATTTTCATCTTGTTACGGAGGGTACGCTTGTGAGGTGCAAGAGGTCTGGAGTCTTAAGCTAAATTGAACCTGTACACCAACTCTTTGGCAATAGCTTGTTGGAGACGAATTGAACCCACATGCTTGGTGCTCCATCTCTTTAGGGCGAACGAGGTGTTTTGGAGCTTATAATCCAAAGTGCGGAAGGCGTTAGCATCTGGCCATGGGCATGTCCAGGCCTGCTCCACGGTTTGTAGATACGCCTCATATTTCGACCAAATGTTCTCAAAATGAAAGCATCGGAATGAGGTAAGCGTGCAGCTGGTTTGCAACAACAATGGGACATGGTCGGAACATTCTGATGAGAGTGCACGCTGGTAGTGATCAAGGAATGCTGGCGCCCAATCCTTGGAGACAAAGACTCTGTCGATGCGTTCCAAAGTTGGGTCAACCTGCTCGTTACTCCATGTGAAGAGACGGTCATGTAGGTGTAACTCTTGTAGTTCTAGATCATCTAGCAGGCGTCGGAAGCGACCCATCATTCTACGGTCTAGACGGGAGTTGTTCTTGTCTTCAGCCTTATATATGAGGTTAAAATCACCGCAAACCATCCAAGTGCCCGAGCACCCTGCTCTAATCTCACGTAGTTCAGCTAGGAAGCGTAGTTTATCCCCATCGAATTGGGGACCATAGACACATGTAAGCCACCAGTCCTCTCTGTTTGCATGTACTTTtatgtaacgaccgacccctaacctttcccagttaggctTAATCCCatcccttaaccttagtcagctgttttgtttgaccgcacctaagCGCTCAGTTTTCCggccagtcccgacccctgagatccgaccccttcctgcttcgcccctctcccgaccccggcgagctcagttCACCGTCAGATCCTGCGGATC encodes the following:
- the LOC117858995 gene encoding SNF1-related protein kinase regulatory subunit gamma-1-like isoform X2, with translation MGMDQSKENAEFPSCDAYFEAIQSKKKLPLSLQESLTAAFAQIPVSSFPEVPAGRVIEIHGDTSVLEALRILSENNIRAAPVLNPEPVAPADWQGRYLGVIDYSAIIRWVLENAELASVALSAGSATAAGVGMGAVGAMGVAALGATGPAAVAGLTAAAVGAAVAGGLTAEKGVAKDGLAAADHLGEDFYKVLLEQEPFKSTTVQSIVESYHWSPFIPITLDSSMLTVLLLLSKYRLRNVPVIEPDKPVIRNFITQTGVVKGLQECKGRDWFDYISALPLSDLGLPFMSIDEVITVKSDDLILEAFKCMKDKKIGGVPVVEGPKRKLVGSVSIRDIRFLLLRPDLFSNFRQLTIIEFMKTLGSTLPDSGNNCLVKPPPTCAPDTSLGSIIDSIASRITHRIYVVDDDLEVVGVVTLRDVISCFIHEPPGYCDSYLASAMENLEGKGAGSVEKS
- the LOC117858995 gene encoding SNF1-related protein kinase regulatory subunit gamma-1-like isoform X1; amino-acid sequence: MYMFPFLAISRSADSCRLASPPIHHIPAPPAALPAPGLQPREKAAAHRFQIPITVQEHPEPREQGLQIRQNHTRPGPSSVPILVPGPGGGGASRGLYSCIQAQGMDQSKENAEFPSCDAYFEAIQSKKKLPLSLQESLTAAFAQIPVSSFPEVPAGRVIEIHGDTSVLEALRILSENNIRAAPVLNPEPVAPADWQGRYLGVIDYSAIIRWVLENAELASVALSAGSATAAGVGMGAVGAMGVAALGATGPAAVAGLTAAAVGAAVAGGLTAEKGVAKDGLAAADHLGEDFYKVLLEQEPFKSTTVQSIVESYHWSPFIPITLDSSMLTVLLLLSKYRLRNVPVIEPDKPVIRNFITQTGVVKGLQECKGRDWFDYISALPLSDLGLPFMSIDEVITVKSDDLILEAFKCMKDKKIGGVPVVEGPKRKLVGSVSIRDIRFLLLRPDLFSNFRQLTIIEFMKTLGSTLPDSGNNCLVKPPPTCAPDTSLGSIIDSIASRITHRIYVVDDDLEVVGVVTLRDVISCFIHEPPGYCDSYLASAMENLEGKGAGSVEKS
- the LOC117858686 gene encoding uncharacterized protein; protein product: MELKTLVFKELMGGPEKINLVDEPAGPFLTLSLGPTNATGASCRATGRDGIDAKLRAHAGDDATADLALGLRCDSGEPQVLRAVVSGTKRPRAASDDHGDSKKALLPPQGRPAADRVSFRARCSAATVNDGCQWRKYGQKVAKGNPCPRAYYRCTGAPDCPVRKKVQRCAQDMSVLVTTYDGAHNHPLTPYAAAMASAILASSLASAPRDATGTATTADWGRANEEAPLLARPVAVLPPRGYPSSGVVAVSGGAPAAAPSQNAVPMANIMQKAVADPKFRAAVMAAVASYVGEQCGGRSINDLLTYWHLPTNPSDVK